A window of Capsicum annuum cultivar UCD-10X-F1 unplaced genomic scaffold, UCD10Xv1.1 ctg11572, whole genome shotgun sequence genomic DNA:
ttctcttgatTCTTTTTGATTGAGATGTATAGATCCTATTCATGGATTAACAAAAATGTGCAAAAGCTCTATTTGCCTCTGCTATTTTATGAGTCTTTTCCTTTTTGCATATGGCATCGCCACTCCCTTTGGCAGCATCCACTAATTCGAAACTTAATTTGAAAGCCATATTTCGACCCGGACATTTTTGGGATGCCGCTAATAACCAACTAATGGCAAGTGCTTTTCCTTGTGTGGATTCTATTTCAATGGGAACTTGATGATTCGATCCACCTACACGTCTTTCTTTTATTGTTATATCGGGAGTTACTCCACGTATTGCTTGACGTAAAATGGATAGTGGATTTGTTTCTATCTTTTGTTGAATCTTTTTCATGGCTcgatagataatttaataagccaatgattttttttccatgtttcGGTTAACCAACATGTTAACTAATCGATTACGATAAATTGGATcagattttgctattttttttgtaGTACCTCAACGTGACATGAGCGGGAAAGGGGTTCAAGAATCAGTTTTCTTTTTATAAGGGCTAAAATcacttattttggattttttaccCCATATTATAGGGTGGATCTCGAAAGATATGAAAGATCTCCCTCTAAGCCGTACATACGACTTTCATCGAATACGACTTTCGGCAGAATTCTATATGTATCTATGAGATTGAGTATGGAATTCTGTTTACTCACTTTAAATTGAGTGTTTATTTCCCTCCCTTTCCTGTTAGGATTGGAAATCCTGTATTTTATATATCCATACGATTGAGTCCTTGGGTTTCTGAAATAGTGTAAAAAGAAGTGCTTCGAATTATTGCTATTTGACTCGGATCTGTTCTAAAAAAGTCAAGGTATTTTGAATTGTTAGTTGACACAGACAAAGTCAGGGAAAACCGCTGaaattatttcaatattgaaccttggACATATAAGAGTTCCAAATCGAATCTCTTTAGAAAAAAGATCTTTTATCTCATGGTAGCCTGGTCCAGTCCCCTTATGAAACCTTCGATATTGGGTTATCCATACACTTCACATGTTTCTAGTGATTCATATGGCATCATCAAATGATACAAGTCCTGGATAAGAATCTACAACGTACTAGAACGCCCTTATTGATAATCCTTTACTCCGACAGCATCTAGGGTTCCTCGAACAATGTGATATCTCACATCGGGTAAATCCTTAACCCTTCCCCCTCTTACTAAGACTACAAAATGTTCTTGTGAATTATGGCCAATACCGGGTATATAAGCAATGATTTCAAATCCAGAGGTTAATCGTACTCTGACAACTTTACGTAAGGCAGAGTTTGTTTTTTTTGGGGTGATAGTGGAAAAGTTGACAGATAAGTCACCCTTACTGCCACTCTACAGAACCGTACATGAGATTTCACCTCATACAACTCctctttcaattctttcaaaTTCATTAGATCCTTTTCCGCGTTAGAGAATCCCCCCCTTCTTCCACTCCGCCCCGAAAAGTAACTAGGACCAATTTAGTCACATTTTCA
This region includes:
- the LOC124890073 gene encoding 30S ribosomal protein S7, chloroplastic-like, with protein sequence MKKIQQKIETNPLSILRQAIRGVTPDITIKERRVGGSNHQVPIEIESTQGKALAISWLLAASQKCPGRNMAFKLSFELVDAAKGSGDAICKKEKTHKIAEANRAFAHFC